Proteins encoded by one window of Streptomyces clavuligerus:
- a CDS encoding aminotransferase class V-fold PLP-dependent enzyme — translation MSACPNTLIDTAVCAPLPVLGRDVTVPLVTGGEVTYAALDYAASAPALQRVWDDVAAYAPYYGSVHRGAGYLSQLSTDLFENSRATVAEFLDCRADDQVVFTRSTTDSLNLLASALPEGCQVFVFETEHHASLLPWGDGARVTCLDAPRTPEQAVTTLERALADRDPYGPALVCVTGASNVTGELWPVRELAAAAHAHGARIVLDAAQLAPHHPVSVQELDVDWVAFSGHKLYAPFGSGVLAGRADWLRAAKPYLAGGGASRTVARRPDGAVDVEWHTTAARHEAGSPNVIGVYAIASACKALTEAGFDSLVAREQSLVSAVRTGLAAIPEVTVLSLFGDEAPRVGVISFVVQGWNSSHFAAALSAEYGIGVRDGLFCAHPLVRTLLGSDPQDPGECGAPEAAPGEKSLNAIRVSFGAGTPDEHVERFLDAVRELVAQGARWTYRTEDGRCVPDTTG, via the coding sequence ATGTCCGCATGCCCGAACACCCTCATCGACACCGCCGTCTGCGCCCCGCTCCCCGTCCTCGGCCGGGATGTGACCGTCCCCCTCGTCACCGGGGGCGAGGTCACCTACGCCGCGCTCGACTACGCCGCGAGCGCCCCCGCCCTCCAGCGGGTCTGGGACGACGTCGCCGCGTACGCCCCGTACTACGGCAGCGTCCACCGCGGCGCGGGCTATCTCTCGCAGCTCTCCACGGACCTCTTCGAGAACAGCCGCGCCACCGTCGCGGAGTTCCTCGACTGCCGCGCCGATGACCAGGTGGTCTTCACCCGGTCCACCACCGACTCGCTGAATCTGCTGGCCTCCGCGCTCCCCGAGGGCTGCCAGGTCTTCGTCTTCGAGACCGAGCACCACGCCTCGCTGCTGCCCTGGGGTGACGGCGCCCGGGTGACCTGTCTGGACGCGCCCCGCACCCCCGAGCAGGCCGTCACCACCCTGGAGCGGGCGCTCGCCGACCGCGACCCCTACGGGCCCGCCCTGGTCTGTGTGACGGGCGCGTCCAATGTGACCGGTGAGCTGTGGCCGGTGCGGGAGCTGGCCGCCGCCGCCCACGCCCACGGCGCGCGGATCGTGCTGGACGCCGCCCAGCTCGCGCCCCACCACCCGGTCTCCGTGCAGGAGTTGGACGTGGACTGGGTCGCGTTCTCCGGGCACAAGCTGTACGCGCCGTTCGGCTCGGGCGTGCTCGCGGGCCGCGCCGACTGGCTCCGGGCCGCGAAGCCCTACCTCGCGGGCGGCGGCGCCTCCCGCACCGTCGCCCGCCGCCCCGACGGCGCTGTCGACGTCGAGTGGCACACCACCGCCGCCCGCCACGAGGCCGGTTCCCCCAACGTCATCGGCGTCTACGCCATCGCCTCCGCCTGCAAGGCCCTCACCGAGGCGGGCTTCGACTCCCTCGTCGCCCGCGAGCAGTCCCTCGTCTCCGCCGTCCGTACCGGCCTCGCCGCGATCCCCGAGGTCACGGTGCTCTCGCTGTTCGGCGACGAGGCCCCCCGCGTCGGCGTGATCTCCTTCGTCGTCCAGGGCTGGAACAGCTCCCACTTCGCCGCCGCCCTCTCCGCCGAATACGGCATCGGCGTCCGCGACGGGCTCTTCTGCGCCCACCCGCTGGTGCGGACCCTGCTCGGCAGCGACCCGCAGGACCCGGGGGAGTGCGGCGCGCCCGAGGCCGCGCCGGGCGAGAAGTCCCTCAACGCCATCCGGGTCAGCTTCGGCGCGGGCACCCCGGACGAGCACGTCGAACGGTTCCTGGACGCCGTGCGGGAGTTGGTCGCCCAGGGCGCGCGCTGGACCTACCGCACCGAGGACGGCCGCTGCGTCCCCGACACCACGGGCTGA
- the trpD gene encoding anthranilate phosphoribosyltransferase, with product MNVVTPVGGDSVADLSWPRVLNALLDNDDLSADATAWAMDRILSGEATNAQIAGFAVALRAKGETVDEISGLVRTMYEHAHLIEVPGPSVDIVGTGGDGAKTVNISTMSAIVVAGTGAKVVKHGNRAASSASGASDVLEKLGVDLELSPRRVAEVAEEAGITFCFAVKFHPALRHVAAARKELGIRTTFNFLGPLTNPARVRAQATGVADARMAPILAGVLAGRGASALVFRGDDGLDELTTTATSRVWVVRDGSVREEPFDPRDVGIPLVPVEALRGADASYNAEVARRLLAGEEGPVRDAVLLNSAAALVALDPGDAPLTEQIAAQIARAAESLDSGAAQEALTRWITATHRPDPGH from the coding sequence ATGAACGTTGTGACCCCGGTCGGCGGCGACAGCGTGGCGGACCTCTCCTGGCCCCGCGTACTGAACGCCCTGCTGGACAACGACGACCTGAGCGCGGACGCCACGGCGTGGGCGATGGACCGCATCCTCAGCGGCGAGGCGACGAACGCGCAGATCGCCGGGTTCGCGGTGGCGCTGCGGGCCAAGGGCGAGACGGTGGACGAGATCTCCGGGCTCGTCCGCACCATGTACGAGCACGCCCATCTGATCGAGGTGCCGGGGCCGAGCGTCGACATCGTCGGCACGGGCGGCGACGGGGCCAAGACCGTGAACATCTCCACGATGTCGGCGATCGTGGTGGCCGGCACCGGGGCGAAGGTGGTCAAGCACGGGAACCGGGCCGCGTCGAGCGCGTCCGGCGCCTCCGATGTGCTGGAGAAGCTGGGCGTCGATCTGGAGCTGAGCCCGCGGCGGGTCGCCGAGGTCGCGGAGGAGGCGGGGATCACCTTCTGCTTCGCGGTGAAGTTCCACCCGGCGCTGCGGCATGTGGCCGCCGCGCGCAAGGAGCTGGGCATCCGGACCACGTTCAACTTCCTGGGGCCCCTGACCAACCCCGCGCGGGTGCGCGCGCAGGCGACCGGCGTCGCCGACGCGCGGATGGCGCCCATCCTGGCGGGGGTGCTCGCGGGGCGCGGCGCGTCGGCGCTGGTGTTCCGGGGGGACGACGGGCTGGACGAGCTGACGACGACGGCGACCTCGCGGGTGTGGGTGGTACGGGACGGCTCCGTGCGGGAGGAGCCCTTCGACCCGCGCGACGTGGGGATTCCGCTGGTGCCCGTGGAGGCGCTGCGGGGCGCTGACGCGTCGTACAACGCGGAGGTGGCGCGGAGGCTGCTCGCGGGTGAGGAGGGGCCGGTGCGGGACGCGGTCCTCCTGAATTCCGCGGCAGCGCTGGTGGCGCTCGATCCGGGGGACGCGCCGCTCACCGAGCAGATCGCCGCGCAGATCGCCCGCGCGGCGGAGTCCCTCGACTCGGGCGCCGCGCAGGAGGCCCTGACCCGCTGGATCACGGCGACGCATCGCCCTGACCCCGGCCATTGA
- the qcrA gene encoding cytochrome bc1 complex Rieske iron-sulfur subunit, with amino-acid sequence MSSQDIPEENLPEEQAAAHGAAGHGGTATVTKHADDNPFHDPGLPAHKPRIQDIDEKAAKRSERTVAVLFMLSMLATVAFIACFVIFPIDKLVYIWPFGRVSALNFSLGWTLGAALFFIGAGAVHWARTLMSDEEIADDRHPIEASPEVKAKVMADFRQGAEESGMGRRKLIRNTMFGALALVPLTGVVLLRDLGPLPEKKLRKTLWAKGKQLINMNTHEPLRPEDITVGSLVFAMPEGLKEDDHNFQIEIGKAALMLVRIQPDDIKDKRELEWSHEGVVAFSKVCTHVGCPISLYEQQTHHVLCPCHQSTFDLSDGARVIFGPAGHPLPQLRIGVNAQGNLEALGDFEEPVGASFWERG; translated from the coding sequence ATGAGTAGCCAAGACATTCCAGAAGAGAACCTGCCCGAAGAGCAGGCCGCCGCGCACGGCGCGGCAGGGCACGGCGGCACGGCCACCGTGACGAAGCACGCGGACGACAACCCGTTCCACGACCCCGGTCTGCCGGCCCACAAGCCGCGCATCCAGGACATCGACGAGAAGGCCGCCAAGCGGTCCGAGCGCACGGTCGCCGTGCTGTTCATGCTGTCGATGCTGGCCACGGTCGCGTTCATCGCCTGCTTCGTGATCTTCCCGATCGACAAGCTCGTCTACATCTGGCCCTTCGGCCGGGTGAGCGCGCTCAACTTCTCGCTGGGCTGGACGCTCGGCGCGGCCCTCTTCTTCATCGGCGCGGGCGCGGTCCACTGGGCCCGCACCCTGATGTCCGACGAGGAGATCGCCGACGACCGTCACCCGATCGAGGCGTCGCCCGAGGTCAAGGCCAAGGTCATGGCCGACTTCCGACAGGGTGCCGAAGAGTCGGGCATGGGCCGCCGCAAGCTCATCCGCAACACCATGTTCGGTGCGCTGGCGCTCGTCCCGCTGACCGGTGTGGTCCTGCTGCGCGACCTCGGTCCGCTGCCGGAGAAGAAGCTGCGCAAGACGCTCTGGGCCAAGGGCAAGCAGCTCATCAACATGAACACGCATGAGCCGCTGCGTCCCGAGGACATCACGGTCGGCTCCCTCGTCTTCGCGATGCCCGAGGGGCTGAAGGAAGACGACCACAACTTCCAGATCGAGATCGGCAAGGCCGCCCTGATGCTCGTCCGCATCCAGCCGGACGACATCAAGGACAAGCGCGAGCTGGAGTGGTCGCACGAGGGTGTCGTCGCCTTCTCCAAGGTCTGCACCCACGTCGGCTGCCCGATCAGCCTCTACGAGCAGCAGACCCACCACGTGCTCTGCCCGTGTCATCAGTCCACCTTCGACCTCTCCGACGGAGCCCGTGTCATCTTCGGGCCCGCCGGTCACCCCCTTCCGCAGCTGCGGATCGGTGTGAACGCGCAGGGCAACCTCGAAGCGCTCGGCGACTTCGAGGAGCCGGTCGGTGCGTCCTTCTGGGAGCGCGGATGA
- the qcrB gene encoding cytochrome bc1 complex cytochrome b subunit, protein MSTATATDDKRTERKAPAGERVADWADGRLGIYSLAKANMRKIFPDHWSFMLGEICLYSFIIIILTGVYLTLFFTPSMNEITYHGSYIPLQGVRMSEAYASTLEISFDVRGGLLIRQIHHWAALIFVAAMMVHMMRVFFTGAFRKPREINWLFGFLLLVLGMFTGFTGYSLPDDLLSGTGVRFMQGAILSVPIVGTYISMFLFGGEFPGHDFVPRFYSIHILLLPGIMMALLVGHLILVIYHKHTQYAGPGRTEKNVVGMPLMPVYMAKAGGFFFLVFGIISVIAAVATLNPIWALGPYRVDQVSTGAQPDWYMGFAEGLIRVMPGWEINFWGHTLALGVFIPLVIFPLVLGAIAVWPFIESWVTGDKREHHILDRPRNAPTRTAFGVAWLTAYFIMLIGGGNDIVATHFHLSINAITWFVRIFFFAGPVIAFIITKRICLGLQRRDRDKVLHGRETGIIKRLPHGEFIEVHEPLPQGELYTLTSHEQHQPIELGPEVDENGVRRKVSLTKKAQAKLSQGFYGEGNQIPKPTAEEYKEITSGHGHH, encoded by the coding sequence ATGAGTACAGCGACAGCAACAGACGACAAGCGCACCGAGCGCAAGGCACCCGCCGGTGAGCGGGTCGCCGACTGGGCGGACGGCCGGCTGGGGATCTACTCCCTCGCCAAGGCCAACATGCGGAAGATCTTCCCGGACCACTGGTCCTTCATGCTGGGTGAGATCTGCCTCTACAGCTTCATCATCATCATCCTCACGGGTGTGTATCTGACGCTGTTCTTCACCCCGTCGATGAACGAGATCACGTACCACGGCAGCTACATCCCGCTCCAGGGTGTGCGCATGTCCGAGGCGTACGCGTCGACGCTGGAGATCAGCTTCGACGTCCGCGGTGGTCTGCTCATCCGCCAGATCCACCACTGGGCCGCCCTGATCTTCGTCGCGGCGATGATGGTCCACATGATGCGCGTCTTCTTCACGGGCGCCTTCCGCAAGCCGCGCGAGATCAACTGGCTGTTCGGCTTCCTGCTGCTCGTCCTGGGCATGTTCACCGGTTTCACCGGTTACTCGCTCCCGGACGACCTGCTCTCCGGCACCGGTGTCCGCTTCATGCAGGGCGCGATCCTGTCCGTGCCGATCGTCGGTACGTACATCTCGATGTTCCTGTTCGGCGGCGAGTTCCCCGGCCACGACTTCGTGCCCCGGTTCTACTCGATCCACATCCTGCTGCTGCCCGGCATCATGATGGCGCTGCTCGTGGGTCACCTGATCCTGGTCATCTACCACAAGCACACGCAGTACGCGGGCCCCGGCCGCACCGAGAAGAACGTCGTCGGCATGCCGCTGATGCCGGTCTACATGGCCAAGGCGGGCGGCTTCTTCTTCCTGGTCTTCGGCATCATCTCGGTGATCGCCGCGGTGGCCACCCTCAACCCGATCTGGGCACTCGGCCCCTACCGGGTGGACCAGGTGTCCACAGGCGCCCAGCCGGACTGGTACATGGGCTTCGCCGAGGGTCTGATCCGCGTGATGCCCGGCTGGGAGATCAACTTCTGGGGTCACACACTCGCCCTGGGTGTGTTCATCCCGCTGGTGATCTTCCCGCTGGTCCTGGGCGCGATCGCGGTCTGGCCGTTCATCGAGTCCTGGGTCACCGGCGACAAGCGCGAGCACCACATCCTGGACCGTCCGCGCAACGCCCCGACGCGCACCGCCTTCGGTGTGGCCTGGCTGACCGCGTACTTCATCATGCTGATCGGCGGTGGCAACGACATCGTCGCCACACACTTCCATCTGTCGATCAACGCGATCACCTGGTTCGTCCGGATCTTCTTCTTCGCCGGACCGGTCATCGCCTTCATCATCACCAAGCGGATCTGCCTCGGTCTCCAGCGCCGTGACCGGGACAAGGTGCTGCACGGCCGGGAGACCGGCATCATCAAGCGGCTGCCGCACGGCGAGTTCATCGAGGTGCACGAGCCGCTGCCGCAGGGCGAGCTGTACACGCTGACCTCGCACGAGCAGCACCAGCCGATCGAGCTGGGCCCCGAGGTCGACGAGAACGGCGTCCGCCGCAAGGTCTCGCTCACCAAGAAGGCCCAGGCCAAGCTGAGCCAGGGCTTCTACGGTGAGGGCAACCAGATCCCGAAGCCGACGGCTGAGGAGTACAAGGAGATCACCAGCGGCCACGGCCACCACTGA
- a CDS encoding SLC13 family permease: MTLNLRQATTLCVALSICALLVVPGNFPGLSGDARLTLAIFAIATCAWIGTPIDDTYIALGAGLALTATGVISSDELFGTLGDDTVWLLICAFVLAAAVAKTGLAGRAAAFLVGGARTVRQLVHLTTAALVVTAFAVPATSGRAALAMPVFLALAKALADRKRLVVMLALLFPTVILLSAVATLIGAGAHLITVSVLWEAVGERIGFTEWLLIGLPLAVVSSHLAAEVVLFTTTSRADRKGPVHITAEEIQAHSDRPVTGPWEPAETRCALLLATVVVLWCSEPLHRVPPAVVALIGAIVAASPALGTVRLKDALKTVPWSLLLFMAATMAMGVALADSGAADWMVGGIPLDLPPWAFLSVVVLISTVAHLVLQSRSARSSVLVPLVVAAAAGAGVNPVAAALASTAAAGFCHTLPASAKPVTLFAEIPGVPTYTPRDLLRLSAVLAPLSALLVLLFAVAVWPLLGVPLR, encoded by the coding sequence GTGACCTTGAACCTGCGACAAGCGACCACCCTGTGCGTGGCCCTGAGCATCTGCGCGCTGCTCGTGGTCCCCGGCAACTTCCCGGGGCTGAGCGGCGACGCCCGGCTCACCCTGGCGATCTTCGCCATCGCGACCTGTGCCTGGATCGGCACCCCGATCGACGACACCTATATCGCGCTCGGCGCGGGGCTCGCGCTCACCGCCACCGGGGTCATCAGCAGCGACGAGTTGTTCGGCACCCTCGGCGACGACACGGTGTGGCTGCTGATCTGCGCCTTCGTCCTGGCCGCCGCCGTGGCGAAGACCGGGCTCGCCGGGCGGGCCGCGGCCTTCCTCGTCGGCGGGGCACGCACCGTGCGCCAGCTCGTCCATCTGACGACCGCGGCGCTCGTGGTCACCGCCTTCGCGGTACCGGCCACCTCCGGACGGGCCGCGCTCGCGATGCCCGTCTTCCTGGCGCTGGCCAAGGCACTCGCCGACCGGAAGCGCCTGGTGGTGATGTTGGCGCTGCTCTTCCCCACCGTCATCCTGCTGTCGGCGGTGGCCACACTGATCGGCGCGGGCGCCCATCTCATCACCGTCTCCGTGCTCTGGGAGGCGGTCGGGGAGCGCATCGGCTTCACCGAGTGGCTGCTCATCGGGCTCCCGCTGGCCGTCGTCTCCTCCCATCTCGCCGCCGAGGTGGTGCTGTTCACCACCACGAGCCGCGCGGACCGCAAGGGGCCCGTGCACATCACCGCCGAGGAGATCCAGGCGCACAGCGACCGGCCGGTGACCGGTCCGTGGGAGCCCGCCGAGACCCGATGCGCCCTGCTGCTGGCCACCGTCGTCGTACTGTGGTGCAGCGAGCCCCTGCACCGGGTGCCGCCGGCCGTGGTCGCGCTGATCGGCGCCATAGTCGCCGCCTCGCCCGCGCTGGGCACCGTGCGGCTCAAGGACGCGCTGAAGACCGTTCCCTGGTCGCTGCTGCTCTTCATGGCCGCGACGATGGCGATGGGCGTGGCGCTCGCCGACTCCGGGGCGGCCGACTGGATGGTGGGCGGGATACCGCTGGACCTGCCGCCGTGGGCCTTCCTCTCGGTGGTGGTCCTGATCTCCACCGTGGCGCATCTGGTGCTCCAGTCCCGCTCGGCGAGATCCTCGGTGCTGGTGCCGCTGGTCGTGGCGGCGGCGGCCGGAGCCGGGGTGAACCCGGTGGCCGCGGCGCTCGCCTCGACCGCCGCCGCGGGCTTCTGCCACACCCTGCCCGCCTCCGCGAAACCGGTCACGCTCTTCGCGGAGATCCCGGGCGTGCCCACCTACACCCCACGCGACCTGCTGCGGCTCTCGGCCGTCCTGGCCCCGCTGAGCGCGCTGCTGGTGCTGCTCTTCGCGGTGGCGGTCTGGCCGCTGCTCGGCGTGCCGCTCCGCTGA
- the ctaE gene encoding aa3-type cytochrome oxidase subunit III, whose translation MSVVATATTVETGHAHPSVNRPNLVSVGTIIWLSSELMFFAALFAMYFTLRSVTGAEYWSSRADLLNFPFSMTNTTILVLSSLTCQLGVFAAERGDVKKLRTWFIITFVMGAIFVGGQVYEYTELVQHGVTLSSDPYGSVFYLTTGFHGLHVTGGLIAFLLVLGRTYAARRFTHEQATSAIVVSYYWHFVDVVWIGLFATIYLIK comes from the coding sequence ATGTCGGTCGTGGCGACAGCAACGACAGTAGAAACCGGGCACGCGCACCCGTCGGTCAATCGGCCGAACCTCGTCAGCGTCGGAACCATCATCTGGTTGAGTTCCGAGCTGATGTTCTTCGCGGCCCTCTTCGCGATGTACTTCACTCTGCGCTCGGTGACGGGTGCCGAGTACTGGTCCTCAAGGGCCGACCTTCTGAACTTCCCGTTCTCGATGACGAACACCACGATCCTGGTGCTCTCCTCCCTCACCTGCCAGCTCGGCGTTTTCGCCGCCGAGCGCGGCGATGTGAAGAAGCTGCGTACGTGGTTCATCATCACGTTCGTCATGGGCGCGATCTTCGTTGGCGGTCAGGTGTACGAGTACACCGAGCTGGTCCAGCACGGGGTCACCCTCTCCTCCGACCCGTACGGCTCGGTGTTCTACCTGACCACCGGCTTCCACGGACTGCATGTGACGGGCGGCCTGATCGCCTTCCTGCTGGTCCTGGGCCGGACCTACGCGGCCAGGAGATTCACCCATGAGCAGGCAACCTCCGCCATCGTCGTGTCCTACTACTGGCACTTCGTCGATGTCGTCTGGATCGGCCTCTTCGCCACGATCTACTTGATCAAGTAA
- the qcrC gene encoding cytochrome bc1 complex diheme cytochrome c subunit has protein sequence MKKLSARRRHPLAAVVVLLLALAATGGLYAAFAPADTAQADQTAQSLAIEEGKKLYTVGCASCHGTDGEGTTDGPSLVGVGSAAVDFQVGTGRMPAQQPGAQVPKKKNIYTQAEIDQLAAYVASLGAGPITPTEQQYSPTGADVAKGGELFRTNCAQCHNFTGKGGALTNGKYAPTLEGVSAKHLYEAMQTGPQNMPSFPDGVMPEQEKRDIIAYVETMNDPKVASSPGGITLGGLGPVSEGLFAWVAGLGALIAAAVWVAAHTAKAKKS, from the coding sequence GTGAAAAAGCTCTCCGCACGACGACGCCATCCGCTGGCGGCGGTCGTCGTCCTACTCCTCGCGCTGGCGGCCACCGGGGGGCTGTACGCCGCGTTCGCGCCTGCGGACACGGCACAGGCCGATCAAACCGCCCAGTCCCTCGCCATCGAGGAGGGCAAGAAGCTCTACACCGTCGGCTGCGCCAGCTGCCACGGTACCGACGGTGAGGGAACCACCGACGGTCCGTCGCTGGTGGGTGTCGGGTCCGCCGCCGTCGACTTCCAGGTCGGCACGGGACGTATGCCCGCCCAGCAGCCCGGCGCCCAGGTGCCGAAGAAGAAGAACATCTACACCCAGGCGGAGATCGACCAGCTCGCGGCGTACGTCGCCTCGCTGGGCGCCGGTCCGATCACGCCGACCGAGCAGCAGTACAGCCCCACCGGCGCCGATGTCGCCAAGGGTGGCGAACTCTTCCGCACCAACTGCGCCCAGTGCCACAACTTCACCGGCAAGGGCGGCGCGCTGACCAATGGCAAGTACGCCCCCACGCTGGAGGGCGTCAGCGCCAAGCACCTCTACGAGGCCATGCAGACCGGCCCGCAGAACATGCCCTCCTTCCCCGACGGCGTCATGCCCGAGCAGGAGAAGCGAGACATCATCGCGTACGTCGAGACCATGAACGACCCGAAGGTCGCCTCCAGCCCCGGCGGGATCACGCTGGGCGGGCTCGGTCCCGTCAGCGAGGGTCTGTTCGCCTGGGTGGCCGGTCTCGGTGCGCTGATCGCCGCCGCCGTCTGGGTCGCGGCCCACACTGCTAAGGCCAAGAAGTCATGA
- a CDS encoding glycerate kinase family protein, producing the protein MLTRFAVAPSGFKESLSAQSAAEAIAEGVRRVVPEAEIDLIPLVDGGEGTAHALAAASGGRLVPLRATGPTGERIGTHFALLGADEETAVVEMAAVAGLSLVPRDLRDPGATTTYGVGELIRAALDTGVRRILVGCGDSGTSDGGAGALQALGARLLDADGRELPFGGRELTRVDRIDASGLDPRLAGTEIRVACNPFNVLCGERGVARVFGPQKGATPAQVEQLAAGLERWAAVLTRDLRVGADLYGGPGTGASGGLGAGLAALGAQLLPRFDVLLDHLDLDERLARADLVVTAEGALDHQTPRGKVPAEVARRAKRYDRPVLALAGTIGEGAQQVRSAGVDAYSSILPAPVSLTEALGRGGEFLADATERALRMILIGTRLPAPQPVVSGTQRPSSVR; encoded by the coding sequence ATGCTGACCCGTTTCGCCGTCGCGCCCAGCGGCTTCAAGGAGTCCCTGTCCGCCCAGTCCGCGGCCGAGGCCATCGCCGAAGGTGTGCGCAGGGTGGTGCCGGAGGCCGAGATCGATCTGATCCCGCTGGTGGACGGCGGGGAGGGCACGGCCCACGCGCTGGCCGCCGCGTCCGGCGGGCGGCTGGTGCCGCTGCGGGCCACCGGCCCCACCGGGGAACGCATCGGGACGCACTTCGCGCTGCTCGGCGCGGACGAGGAGACCGCGGTGGTGGAGATGGCCGCCGTCGCCGGACTCTCGCTGGTGCCGCGCGATCTGCGCGACCCGGGCGCCACCACGACCTACGGCGTCGGCGAGCTGATCCGCGCCGCGCTGGACACGGGCGTCCGCAGAATCCTCGTCGGCTGCGGCGACTCCGGCACCTCGGACGGCGGGGCCGGCGCACTCCAGGCGCTGGGGGCCCGGCTGCTCGACGCCGACGGGCGGGAACTCCCGTTCGGGGGGCGCGAGCTGACCCGGGTCGACCGGATCGACGCCTCCGGGCTCGACCCCCGGCTCGCCGGGACGGAGATCCGCGTGGCCTGCAATCCGTTCAACGTGCTCTGCGGGGAACGCGGTGTCGCCCGGGTCTTCGGCCCGCAGAAGGGGGCGACCCCGGCGCAGGTGGAACAGCTCGCGGCCGGTCTGGAGCGCTGGGCGGCCGTCCTCACCCGCGATCTGCGGGTGGGCGCCGATCTGTACGGCGGACCCGGAACGGGCGCCTCCGGCGGTCTCGGCGCGGGACTCGCGGCGCTCGGCGCCCAGTTGCTGCCCCGCTTCGACGTCCTCCTCGACCATCTCGACCTGGACGAGCGGCTGGCCCGGGCCGATCTGGTGGTCACCGCGGAGGGCGCGCTCGACCACCAGACCCCGCGCGGCAAGGTTCCCGCCGAGGTGGCCCGCCGGGCCAAGCGGTACGACCGCCCGGTCCTCGCCCTCGCCGGGACCATCGGCGAGGGGGCGCAGCAGGTGCGGTCGGCGGGTGTCGACGCGTACAGCTCGATCCTGCCCGCGCCGGTCTCGCTGACGGAGGCGCTGGGCCGGGGCGGGGAGTTCCTGGCCGACGCCACCGAGCGGGCCCTGCGGATGATCCTGATCGGGACCCGGCTGCCCGCGCCTCAGCCCGTGGTGTCGGGGACGCAGCGGCCGTCCTCGGTGCGGTAG
- a CDS encoding response regulator transcription factor — MNRILIVEDEERIASFVEKGLRANGFTTTVVGDGDSAFDYAVTGGFDLIVLDIGLPGRDGFTVLRQLREARVSVPVIILTARDSVRDTVAGLEGGADDWMTKPFRFEELLARVRLRLRTAARAPEVTVLRNGELSLDLRTRRARSGERTVDLTAREFVLLELFLRHPGQVLSREQILSHVWGYDFDPGSNIVDVYVRALRKKLGAGRVETVRGMGYRLPD; from the coding sequence GTGAACCGGATACTCATCGTCGAGGACGAGGAGCGCATCGCCTCGTTCGTCGAGAAGGGGCTGCGGGCCAACGGTTTCACCACCACCGTCGTCGGGGACGGCGACTCCGCCTTCGACTACGCCGTCACCGGCGGCTTCGATCTGATCGTGCTGGACATCGGGCTGCCGGGGCGGGACGGCTTCACCGTGCTGCGGCAGTTGCGCGAGGCCCGGGTCTCCGTACCGGTGATCATCCTGACCGCGCGGGACTCCGTGCGGGACACCGTCGCCGGTCTCGAAGGCGGCGCGGACGACTGGATGACCAAACCGTTCCGCTTCGAGGAACTGCTGGCGCGGGTCCGGTTGCGGCTGCGCACCGCCGCCCGCGCGCCCGAGGTGACGGTGTTGCGCAACGGGGAGCTGTCGCTCGATCTCCGTACCCGCAGGGCCCGTTCGGGCGAGCGGACCGTCGATCTGACGGCACGCGAGTTCGTACTGCTCGAACTCTTTCTGCGCCACCCCGGCCAGGTGCTCTCCCGGGAGCAGATCCTCTCCCATGTCTGGGGGTACGACTTCGACCCGGGCTCCAACATCGTCGACGTCTATGTCCGCGCCCTGCGCAAGAAGCTGGGCGCGGGCCGGGTGGAGACGGTGCGGGGCATGGGATACCGGCTCCCCGACTGA